TCACTAATTTCTCACTTGTTGGCTTTTCAACCAGCCTGACttcactagaccgaatcatcatgacgatctgtgaaggcttcttgggctcccctcccctatgcactatctcgatcatatttgtctcaggATGGGCCGGCAACAGATTTtcgttgatattgggtgcctccggagcttggacctcaatccgattagtatcaataagctcttgaataactgttttcaattgccagcacttctctgtgtcgtgccctgaagcaccagaacaatattcgcaactcatagagtgatcaagattcctcgggggagggtttggcagttttggctcgatcggactcagcatacccaattatctcaacctgtggaacaaacaggtataggattctcccaatggagtgaaggttttcttcttttgtagcctctcgttcttaaatgcttggttgggcGAGAAACTTGATCCAGGAGGTTTTCGGTAGGCTTTTGGGgatggataggcattttgtggagctaggtatgtattttgtgggactgacgcacgccattgtgcgtgggccggaggttggcggtatgtttgggcatggtgggaaaaaatgggggtctggtggtgggtagtagtgttgtggtaggCTCTATGGGGTATgagggtaggtttggtggtgggggcGAGGTTGATAATAGTGGTGAGGTGAACCCCTAGGCCCGAACCAAGCTCCCGACTCGACTGTTGCGatgtcctctttcttcttctttccaaccGCTCCCCcaataccgttttgaatggcctgagtggttgccttaatagctgagtaactcatgattttgttggacttgagcccttcttctaccatggcCCCTATTTTCACCACTttgttgaaggacttgcctacaTCCGATACCAGATGACTGAAATAAGCGGGCTCTAAGGCTTGCatgaaataatccaccatttcactttctttcatcggagggtcaaccctcgctgcttgctctctccaacggaaaccatactctctgaaactttcactgtgctttttctcaagttttgtcaaggacagtcgatccgGAAtgatctcgagattgtactggaagtgacaagcaaatgcctgggctagatcatcccatgtgtaccatcttccgtgatcttgccgggtataccattccaatacTGAATCACTCAGACTTTGACTAAAATATGCCATTATCAAATCATCTTtccctccagctcccctcattaTGCTACAAAACCCTCTCAAGTgcgctactggatcaccgtgcccaccGTACAAGTCAAACTTgagcatcttaaaccctgccggcaattgcacatATAGAAATATATATAGATCTTTGTAAGACACACTTACATGACCTCCCAACCcctgcatgtctctgaatgactgttccagaCTTTTAAATTTCCTGAACATCTTCTCCTGTTCGagatttttagatggttttttGGTTTCCGCAGAGAGGTCAAAATGAGAAGTGTAGGTATAGGGTTCtggaaccttgaaagtgggctccgtggggtaatactggttgtcatgagtctggaacagaggctcattggaggatcggtgtaatgcagcaggtaggggtgccacaaaaacaggagtgaCTGGTGAGGGAGGGtacgagacttgtttgggtgatggagcttgtgatgtatgggaagtggtgtcgtagcattgttggtagaggggaaaggccagAGAAGAGTTCatagtgggaggttcctgggattgagccaatggcgggataaaagtagggttggcggggtaaCCTGGAggtgggtgcccttttgcccatgcttggtacatttcagccatctgctacttcagcttatacaactcatctttcagattaacctccgattcttccacctcttttgacgggtcgacaatacttgcctcaagttcctggttggcaatgttcaacttgtttttggaccgggtgttgtaggggtgagttgccagaataccAATCAAACTAATCACCTACCTGAACTAtaatttcatcaataacaaacttgttagcgattaaggctttaacagataagcaaccgcacatttgaggagtgaatgcacctaagcagttaaccgtttctattatgcatttgatcggctgcttgcgtcatcccggcttttccttatttctatttgcaacttctcttttctctctctttttttcttttttattcttgcctttatatgcttgatttctctttgtttttattctctcatttctctctctggttttgccattgtttcctttcacggtttcttattttctctctcttttctttctttttctctcttgtttttcctcttttttttatcgctctttttatttcttttgattatggttgaatcatatggagattgcctacgtatcatgaccccgcatgaatcagaccaagcgtagttcttgaaGATAAGTGtagaaaataaataacaaaacgTTTTTGGGATTTCAAAttttttccataaaataaaacagttttgattacaaccactcattctaccaaattataaaattagCAGGCTTGAAAAGGGAAATTAACAGACTCAAAACAAGAccaacagactctgacagaaagatgaaaacaacagactcgaaaaccaactaacagactccaataaaagaaaatacagactcgcaaacaaactaacagactccaatgaaaatcatgaatacattaatgcctcaaatgctcctggggcccacgggacatcattcggtcttgccacaggcttatatgcaagatccctttgaagcctctccaagtcactcattatcttccggacaaatgtcatcactgccgcgaaaaaggtggtgcgagtcatatcctcacatgcttggcatttcacaacaatgtagtcggcaatggtCTTGATCCTCTCTTagattctacccttttcctgaagcagacgCCTGACCtgctgattccgggcttctaacacctgagtgttgtgaaggtgttgattttgcaactgttgtattccttcctccatctgagccatcaaatcataacattTTTTCCTATCAGCTTTAAAGACCTTGGCCTGCTTGGCTGCCTTATTCTCGAGGgtagtcatttttctcttcaggctggtgattgtcccttcctactttcttttcatttgccaCACAAACTGTGCCCGCCCTTTTGCATTTTCCGCCAATTGAGCCCGGACCTTCGCCAgactggcctcagacttttctaggtcatcttgatactcaagggctttctttttcagactgcttataagcctttcatgtgctcggcttctttccgggttctagcagctattttcatcttccggatttgagctttgagggtttcattttcctgagttaAATTCTTATTCTCGCCTTCATCTGCGGCGGCTTGCAAcccattctcaaactgaaggtccatgacttgcttttccagcctACTTATGGTGGCtcggtactcattttctttggtcaactaGTCCCAATGCACCTGTGCTCTGTCagtaaattgttggacatggggtttctttgcgggcctttcgggctcatGATGAGCtagggatcttttaccataccaagaaaTGTAACTAgtctccacctcgcctctggatagatcttGTACTTGAGTTCTAGgatctaagaatctgcactgatgccaaatccgacgcgctttttcttctggaaaagaggcttttggttccaactcaataacctgccgactcaaatcctcattGTGTGGAATGGTCTGATATCAGCCTAACTGACGTAGAACTCGGtgtggggcataaggctggatactacAAAGACCCATTAACAGCAGAAAACATACCTCAGccagagccacccgaatgtccattcaatcttatttgtagtcaaagatctcaaacgagcatgccatgcttccgtaccatccgggaactcataaccctctactcgtttttcatgtttttcaatgcactcgaggccagtcataccatAATTCAAGTATCCGaaacggtggcaaaggtgttcctccatccataattgtaacaacatattgcacccttcaaagaactttcccctttctcgacaaagggtcagagctcggtaaatttttgccaaaatcatcggcactatggtcccatttgcctttttcatcataaagtcggctatccccaTGAGTCCtaactctatgttcccgtcttttctagggcaAATAAAAGTACCCAGGAACGCCATTgtaaaagctaatcctctctgagcttcccacttgtcttggtttcccgcgtgagtaagaccggtGTCTGGCAtctcgaagccacggggattcccgtaacgttgGTAAcaaaagtagaaggtacagaatcctttggccatATTTCCGTCTCGGAtatcccgactgatgcttaacaagtccaaaaatttatgaggggttactgttctcggtgctaccgggtattgatttctaagattccaTCGAAACCGGTGTAGCATGTTATCTCTTCTAGTGTAGGAGTTAGCTCGAAATTAGCAAAGTGGAACTAAAGAGTAAAGCAATGGGTTATTATCAAGGCGAAGAATAAGGGTTTTGACATGATATGTGCAAGACTGCGATCCTGGATATGACGTTGTTATATTTCACTCTTGAGGTTTTATTGATTCTAATGAATTAAATAGGTGATTAGCTTATACTTCCGATTCAGACTCCTCTATCAATTAAATCTAAATCTTTCAATTAAACTAATGCGAAGTGCGGTGAAACCTACAAGAATCTATTGGTAGGAATGATCTAAGATAAATTTCTTGCGAATATTTCTCAATCTTAATTTAAATAGTAACTCAAAAATCTCTCTCGATTGCTTCAAAGAATCACCAAAATAAACTAAGGCATACTCTGCAATAATACTCAATTTTTCGATTAAACACTATAAAGAATAAAATCAGAACTAATATTGAATCCCCTCCAATAAATTCAAGCAACTAAATAGTAGTCAAATCCATAAACAACTATCAAGTCACCAAATCATGTAAAATTCTAAGGTAAACTACTCCATAGGTATGGAGAAAGTCATCACAAAAAGAATTAAAGAATAAGAAAACATTAATCCAACGTTACAATCCAAACTCGCGTA
This genomic stretch from Nicotiana sylvestris chromosome 9, ASM39365v2, whole genome shotgun sequence harbors:
- the LOC138877610 gene encoding uncharacterized protein translates to MAEMYQAWAKGHPPPGYPANPTFIPPLAQSQEPPTMNSSLAFPLYQQCYDTTSHTSQAPSPKQVSYPPSPVTPVFVAPLPAALHRSSNEPLFQTHDNQYYPTEPTFKVPEPYTYTSHFDLSAETKKPSKNLEQEKMFRKFKSLEQSFRDMQGLGGHVSVSYKDLYIFLYVQLPAGFKMLKFDLYGGHGDPVAHLRGFCSIMRGAGGKDDLIMAYFSQSLSDSVLEWYTRQDHGRWYTWDDLAQAFACHFQYNLEIIPDRLSLTKLEKKHSESFREYGFRWREQAARVDPPMKESEMVDYFMQALEPAYFSHLVSDVGKSFNKVVKIGAMVEEGLKSNKIMSYSAIKATTQAIQNVIQELIDTNRIEVQAPEAPNINENLLPAHPETNMIEIVHRGGEPKKPSQIVMMIRSSEVRLVEKPTSEKLVIRLEPSAVAKKGTLSNVAVKQERAKVVMPGVVNKPVVIVEGAHTDAVIIKPITQLPIVNNKAITWNYERVTVTYKGKEVKEKVYETHGLTRSGRCFAPEELRKAKTSKENPLRKTPVQISLLSLLTYSNEHRRALMKILNEAHVPYKISVNHLEKIANKIFEVNRVTFSDDELLVEGTKHNRALYLTVKYEDSMVTRVLVDNGSSANIFPLSTLNKLKVDDERIHKNSICVRGFDSGGKDSVGNIVLKLTIGPVEFTMEFQVLDVAISYNLLLGRPWIHAAKVVLSTLHQMVKFEWDRQEIVVHNEDNLLDTKKRPATTVPSSVVGPNKEFLERFEKLFDEVNMVEAGEGSSKADVQFVGPSAKINNWEATLLPTRKKFSSFYVGFNDMHEESSAQS